The Argentina anserina chromosome 3, drPotAnse1.1, whole genome shotgun sequence genome includes a region encoding these proteins:
- the LOC126789429 gene encoding beta-glucosidase 12-like gives MAVMALQATLLLGFLVVHGCAVTISGAINSKQCDNASLNRSSFPAGFVFGTASAAYQYEGAAKEGGRGPSIWDAYTHKYPEKIFDHSSGDVAIDQYHRYKEDVRTMKDLGLDAYRLSFSWSRLLPNGKPIGGVSKEGIKYYNNLINELLANGVKPFVTIFHWDLPQALEDEYGGFLSPKIVNHFQDYAELCFKEFGDRVKHWITLNEPHSYSRNGYATGKFAPGRCSAWQKRNCTGGDSGTEPYLVSHYQLLAHAAAVQLYRQKYQAKQKGVIGITINSHWFVPYSNSKQDKAAALRALEFMYGWYMDPMTNGEYPSSMRSLVGNRLPKFTKEQSKMLKGSFDFLGLNYYTGNYAANIPFRNVKEPSYSTDSLANVTAVRNGIPIGRPAASDWLHFYPQGFIEILRYTKKKYNNPLIYITENGWDDRNDPKLSLEEALADKHRIEYHSCHLDELHKAINAGVKVKGYFAWSLLDNFEWADGYSCRFGINLVDYKNGLKRHPKHSASWFKHFLRK, from the exons ATGGCAGTAATGGCACTCCAAGCCACTCTCCTCTTGGGCTTCCTTGTTGTTCATGGCTGCGCTGTGACGATTAGTGGTGCGATTAACTCTAAGCAATGTGATAATGCTTCCCTCAACCGGAGCAGTTTTCCGGCAGGATTCGTATTTGGGACAGCTTCTGCTGCTTACCAG TATGAAGGTGCTGCAAAAGAAGGGGGTCGAGGACCAAGTATATGGGATGCATACACTCACAAGTATCCAG AAAAGATCTTTGACCACAGCAGCGGAGATGTGGCCATTGATCAATATCATCGCTATAAG GAAGATGTTCGTActatgaaggacctaggtctCGATGCTTACAGACTCTCGTTCTCATGGTCCAGATTGTTACCGA ATGGGAAGCCAATTGGGGGTGTCAGCAAGGAAGGAATCAAATATTACAACAACCTCATCAACGAGCTTCTAGCCAATG GTGTGAAGCCTTTTGTCACAATCTTTCATTGGGATCTTCCCCAAGCATTAGAAGATGAATATGGTGGCTTCTTAAGTCCGAAAATTGT GAACCATTTTCAGGACTATGCAGAGCTCTGCTTTAAAGAATTCGGTGATAGGGTTAAGCATTGGATCACCTTAAATGAGCCCCATAGCTATAGCCGTAATGGTTATGCAACCGGAAAGTTTGCACCAGGTCGATGTTCTGCTTGGCAAAAACGAAATTGCACTGGTGGGGATTCAGGGACCGAGCCATACTTAGTGTCACATTACCAACTTCTAGCTCATGCAGCTGCTGTACAGTTGTATAGGCAGAAGTATCAG GCAAAACAGAAGGGCGTGATAGGAATAACAATAAATTCACACTGGTTTGTGCCATATTCTAATTCAAAGCAAGACAAAGCTGCAGCATTACGAGCATTGGAATTTATGTATGGATG GTATATGGATCCCATGACAAATGGTGAATATCCGAGTAGCATGCGATCTCTTGTAGGAAATCGATTGCCGAAGTTCACGAAAGAGCAATCGAAGATGCTGAAAGgttcatttgattttcttggCTTAAATTACTACACAGGTAATTATGCAGCCAATATACCGTTTCGTAATGTTAAAGAACCAAGCTACTCGACAGACTCTCTTGCTAATGTTACAG CCGTGCGTAATGGTATTCCAATTGGTCGACCG GCTGCTTCAGATTGGCTTCATTTTTATCCACAAGGTTTCATAGAGATTTTGCGTTACACAAAGAAAAAGTATAACAATCCTCTTATATACATCACTGAAAATG GATGGGATGACCGCAATGATCCAAAATTATCACTAGAGGAAGCCCTTGCGGATAAACATAGAATCGAGTATCACAGTTGCCATCTTGATGAACTTCATAAAGCAATTAA TGCTGGTGTTAAGGTGAAGGGGTACTTTGCATGGTCATTGCTTGATAACTTTGAGTGGGCTGATGGTTATAGTTGTAGGTTTGGTATCAATCTTGTGGATTACAAAAATGGACTCAAAAGACACCCTAAACACTCTGCATCTTGGTTCAAGCACTTTCTGCGAAAGTAG
- the LOC126787556 gene encoding cyanogenic beta-glucosidase-like codes for MALQRTLLFVILLVFSLALATSTIGTSLSHYDVTSINRSTFPAGFIFGTASSAYQYEGAAKEDGRGPSIWDTYTHIYPDKIKDRSTGDVAIDAYHRYKVLYMNLEILIVSFILKYYD; via the exons ATGGCACTTCAACGCACTCTCCTCTTTGTAATTCTACTTGTATTTAGCTTAGCTTTGGCAACTAGTACTATAGGTACCTCCCTAAGCCATTACGATGTTACTTCCATCAACCGGAGCACCTTTCCGGCAGGTTTTATATTCGGGACAGCTTCTTCGGCTTACCAG TATGAAGGTGCTGCAAAAGAAGATGGAAGAGGACCAAGCATATGGGACACATACACTCACATATATCCAG ATAAGATAAAGGACCGCAGCACCGGAGACGTAGCTATTGATGCATATCACCGCTACAAGGTACTCTATATGAATTTGGAAATTTTGATCGtatcatttattttaaaatattatgaCTGA
- the LOC126789442 gene encoding beta-glucosidase 12-like: MKDMGFDAYRFSISWSRILPNGTLSAGVNKEGITYYNNLINELLANGLKPFVTLFHWDLPQALEDAYGGFLSPQIVNHFQDYAELCFKEFGDRVKDWITLNEPWSYARGGYVIGTFAPCRCSDWQNLNCTGGNSGTEPYLASHYQLLAHAAAVKSYKEKYQADQKGVIGITILSHWFVPFSEAKHDKEAAQRALDFMFGWYMDPLTNGEYPHSMRSLVGDRLPEFTKEQSDMLKGSFDFLGLNYYTANYAADAPHLKNAANSSYITDALATLSTERNGIPIGQQAASDWLYVYPEGIRDLLLYTKEKYNNPLIYITENGRDEQNDPNLSLEEALADSHRIDFYHKHLYYLLEAMKDGVNVKGYFAWSLFDNFEWNMGYSVRFGINYVDYNDGFKRYSKLSAHWFKSFLISKDILNLSHQTQ, encoded by the exons ATGAAAGATATGGGTTTTGATGCTTACAGATTCTCCATCTCGTGGTCTAGAATATTACCAA ATGGAACGCTAAGTGCGGGTGTGAATAAAGAAGGAATCACTTATTATAACAACCTCATCAACGAGCTTCTAGCCAATG GTCTAAAACCCTTTGTCACTCTCTTCCATTGGGATCTTCCCCAAGCTTTAGAAGATGCATACGGTGGCTTCTTAAGCCCTCAAATTGT AAACCATTTCCAAGATTACGCAGAGCTTTGCTTCAAGGAATTTGGTGATAGAGTTAAGGACTGGATCACATTAAACGAGCCATGGAGCTACGCCCGTGGTGGCTATGTAATTGGGACGTTTGCACCATGCCGATGTTCTGATTGGCAAAACCTAAATTGTACCGGTGGAAATTCAGGAACAGAGCCATATCTGGCCTCACACTACCAGCTTCTAGCTCACGCAGCCGCCGTAAAATCATACAAAGAGAAGTATCAG GCTGATCAGAAGGGTGTGATAGGGATAACAATACTGTCTCACTGGTTCGTCCCCTTTTCTGAGGCCAAGCACGATAAAGAAGCTGCTCAACGAGCATTGGATTTTATGTTTGGATG GTATATGGATCCTTTAACAAACGGCGAATATCCACACAGCATGAGATCTCTCGTCGGAGATCGGTTACCCGAGTTCACTAAAGAGCAATCGGACATGTTAAAAGGCTCATTTGATTTTCTGGGATTGAATTATTACACCGCTAACTATGCTGCCGATGCACCTCATCTCAAGAATGCTGCAAATTCTAGCTATATTACAGATGCTCTCGCTACACTTTCCA CTGAGCGTAATGGTATTCCTATTGGTCAACAG GCTGCTTCAGATTGGCTATATGTTTATCCAGAAGGAATTCGAGATCTTTTGCTTTACACGAAGGAGAAGTACAATAATCCACTTATTTACATCACTGAAAATG GAAGGGATGAGCAAAATGATCCCAACTTGTCACTCGAGGAAGCCCTAGCCGATTCTCACCGAATTGACTTTTACCATAAACATCTCTATTATCTTCTTGAAGCGATGAA GGATGGCGTTAATGTGAAGGGATACTTTGCATGGTCCTTGTTTGACAACTTCGAATGGAATATGGGTTACAGTGTTAGGTTTGGCATCAACTATGTAGATTACAATGATGGgttcaaaagatactctaaaCTCTCGGCCCACTGGTTCAAGAGTTTTCTAATTTCCAAAGACATTTTGAATCTGTCACACCAAACCCAATAA